Sequence from the Rhodocyclaceae bacterium genome:
TGCCCGGATGACGGGGAGAATGCAGCACCACGCGCACCCGCGACAGGCGCTCCAGGGGCGGCAGGGAGGGATCGGTCGCCAAGGGTGCTAGACTCCGCCGCCTTCGTCACCATGCCCGGCGCAACCCGCCAGCACCCCGGATCCGCGGACTCCGCGGCCAGTGCGCACCGAAAGGCCACCATGCTGCACCCGATGCTCAATACTGCGGTCAAGGCCGCCCGCCGTGCCGGTGCGATCATCAATCGTGCCTCCCAGAACCTCGATGTGCTGACCGTGCGCAGCAAATCGCCGAACGACTTCGTATCCGAAGTCGACCGCGATGCCGAAGCCGCGATCATCGACGTGATCGGCAAGGCCTACCCGGACCATGCGATCCTGGCGGAAGAGAGCGGAAGTTCGGGACACGGCGAGTACGAGTGGGTGATCGATCCGCTCGACGGTACCACCAATTTCCTGCACGGCATGCCGCACTATGCGGTCTCGATCGCGCTGCGCCACAAAGGGGTGCTGACGCACGGGGTGATCTACGACCCGGTACGCAACGAGCTGTTCACCGCGTCGCGCGGCGCCGGTGCCTTCCTCAACGACCGGCGCATTCGGGTCAGCCGGCGCACGCAGATGGCCGACGCGCTGATCGGCACCGGCTTCCCGTTCCGCGAGCTGTCCGACTTCGACAGCTATCTCGGCATGCTGAAGGCAGTGATGCCCAGGTGTGCAGGCATCCGCCGCGCCGGCGCCGCGTCGCTCGACCTTGCGTACGTGGCTGCGGGCCGCTTCGATGGGTTCTGGGAATTCGGCCTGTCGCCGTGGGACATCGCCGCCGGTGCGCTGATGGTGTCCGAATCCGGTGGACTGATCGGCGACGCGCGCGGCGAACCGGGCTACCTCGAGTCCGGCGCCGTCATCGCCGGTACGCCGAAGGTGTTCGGGCAACTGCTGACCACGCTCGCGCCCCACCTGCCAGCGCGCTATCGCCCGGTCCGTGCGGGCGAAGCAGAAGCGTCGCAACCAGCCACCCCCGCGCCGGACGCCTGACGCCGGACGGCCTGGCAACGCCCCCTCAGACCTGGACCCGCGCAAGCGTTTCGTTCAGTCCTGCAGCCACCGCCGCAAGCGCCTGCGACGCGTCGGCGATGCCGCGTACCGCAGACGCACTGTTCTCGGACATCAGCGCGATCTGTTCGACATTTCGCGCGATGTCGTCGGCCGCGCTCGACTGCTCGCGGGTCGCCAGTTCGATCCCGCCGATCAGCCCGAGGCTGGCCGCCGTCGAAGCCTTGATGCCTTCCAGGGCCTGCCCGGTCGCGACCACTCGCTCGACGCTGACATGGACCTGCGCATCGCCGGCCTTGATGCCCTCGAGGGCAGCCCTGGTTTCGCTGTTCAGCGCGGCGATGATGCCGACGATCTCGGCCGTAGACTGGTTGGTGCGTTCGGAAAGCTTGCGCACTTCGTCCGCCACGACTGCGAAGCCACGCCCCTGCTCACCTGCCCGCGCCGCCTCGATCGCCGCGTTCAAGGCGAGCAGGTTGGTCTGGCTGGCAATGCCGGAGATGACCGCGACGATCTTGCCGATCTCGGCAGCCGAGGCTGACAGCCGCTGCACGGTCACGGCCGTGCTCGTTACCGTATCGGCCAGTGCCCGTGTGTCTTCTGCGGCACGGTGCGACATGTCGATGCCGTGCTCTGCATCGCTTGCACTGGCACGCGCCGCCTGCGTTGCCTTTTCGACGTTGCCCGCGACCTCACCGATCGCCACTGTAACCTGCTCCACGGCCGCAGCGGTGGAGGCGGCGGCGTCGCTCACCACGCTCGCCTCGCGGGCGACGCTGTCGCTGGCTCCGGCGACCGACCGCGATTGCATGCCGGTGTCGCGCGCCGCCTGCTGTACATTGATGAGTATCGCCTGCAGGTTTGCCAGCATGGCGTTGTACGCGTCGGCCATGCGGCCCAGTTCGTCGCGGCGCTCCAGGCGTACCACCCGGCGCAGGTCGCCGTCACGCTGGGTGGCACTCATCGCGTCGCGCAGGCTCCCGAGATCCCTCAGCA
This genomic interval carries:
- a CDS encoding methyl-accepting chemotaxis protein translates to MRNYPPVIDEETQVPDGRFIYSRTDVDGTIVAANDLFVELSGFSREELVGQPHNVVRHPDMPKEAFRDLWRNLKAGDPWSGYIKNRRKDGGYYWVHAFTSPLRENGKVVGYESVRRKAPPEILRHVAGAYRRLDQGAPLAIEQGRIVRKGLWGAIGGMGLGTRLRCAIGAGVLVTLFLFVRSLVALSALDGGLPVGLTVELSVAFAAALVLSGYLGFGVVGCLLRDLGSLRDAMSATQRDGDLRRVVRLERRDELGRMADAYNAMLANLQAILINVQQAARDTGMQSRSVAGASDSVAREASVVSDAAASTAAAVEQVTVAIGEVAGNVEKATQAARASASDAEHGIDMSHRAAEDTRALADTVTSTAVTVQRLSASAAEIGKIVAVISGIASQTNLLALNAAIEAARAGEQGRGFAVVADEVRKLSERTNQSTAEIVGIIAALNSETRAALEGIKAGDAQVHVSVERVVATGQALEGIKASTAASLGLIGGIELATREQSSAADDIARNVEQIALMSENSASAVRGIADASQALAAVAAGLNETLARVQV
- a CDS encoding inositol monophosphatase: MHPMLNTAVKAARRAGAIINRASQNLDVLTVRSKSPNDFVSEVDRDAEAAIIDVIGKAYPDHAILAEESGSSGHGEYEWVIDPLDGTTNFLHGMPHYAVSIALRHKGVLTHGVIYDPVRNELFTASRGAGAFLNDRRIRVSRRTQMADALIGTGFPFRELSDFDSYLGMLKAVMPRCAGIRRAGAASLDLAYVAAGRFDGFWEFGLSPWDIAAGALMVSESGGLIGDARGEPGYLESGAVIAGTPKVFGQLLTTLAPHLPARYRPVRAGEAEASQPATPAPDA